The sequence GCGTTCATGACGTCGACATCGAAGCCGACGATTTCCTTTTGTTCATTCTGATATTCAAACGGTGCAAAAGTCGCTTCGGCGCCGACCAGGTAGACCTTGGGTTCGGCCGCCGCCGTGGTTTTCGGTTCCTGCTTGCCGCAGGCCGCCAGCAGCAGCGCAGCGGACAGTACGCACAGACTCAGATTGAAAATTCGTTTCATTGAATATCTCCTGTAAATATCGGTAAGGTGTTCGGTTCTTCGATTCATGTCGGCAAGCACATGGTTTCTTCGGCGCATGGGACCGCGCTGTCGGATAAAAAATTGCGCAAATGATAACTTCATCGGAAATAATGCGCTATTTTAGATTCATCTTTGCATTCCACAATGATTTATATAGATCATTGCGCATAAAGACGGGCAATAGTTAGTGCTATGTGGAAATAATTTCTGTGCTCTGCATCCGCGCCGGACAGCGCCGCTGCTGTGGCCGCTAGTGCAAGCTCTTGAATGCCTTGGCCAGCGGCAGGATCTCGCCGGTGGCCTTGCCGTCATAGCCGTGCAGCTGGTTGACGATGTCGCGGAACGAGGCTGACTGCAGGATGCCGATGACTTGCTGCATCAAGGGATCCTTCATGACGCTGATCGGCACGGCAAAGAAGTAGCGTTCGCGGATCAGGGGAATGAAGTCTAGCCCAAAGCGTTCAGCGGCGGTCTGCACGCCGAAACCGACATCGGCCATGCCGCTGGCGATGAAGGCGGCAATCGCCGAGTGCGTGAATTCGGCAGTCTCGAAACCGTCGATGGCGGTCGGCGACAAGCCTTGCCGCGACAGCATCAGCTCCAGCAGCATGCGGGTGCCGGAGCCCGGCTGGCGATTGACGAACAGCACGCCGTCGCGGCTGAGGTCAGCCAGGCTGACTATATGTTTCGGATTGCCGGGCGCCACCATCAAGCCCTGGTTGCGCACCGCCAGATGGATCAGGCAGTGCTTGTTCTTGTCCAGCCAATGGCTGTAGCCGGCCACCGCCGCTTCTTCAAACTCTCCCAGCGGCACATGGAAGCCCGCCAGGTCGCATTCCTCGCGCGCCAGCGCCGCCACGGCGTCCGCGCTGTTGCGATAGCGCAGTTCCACCGGCACCTGCTGTTCGTTCAACTGGCTGAGCAATGCCGCCACCGCAAAGCCATGGCTGGCGTTGAGCCGGATTACTTGCGGCTGGACGCTGACTGCCTTGCTCAGTTCTCCCTCCAGCTCCGAAGCCAGGCTTTCCAAGGTCGGCGAGAGCCGGGCGGCGATGCGGCGATCGGCCCAGATCAGTTTTTCCGCCAGCGGCAGCAATTCACTGCCGCGCCCGCGTCCGGTCTGTATCAATGGATGGCCGAACATCTTTTCCGCTTCGCGCAGCAAGCCCCAGGCATGTCGGTAAGAGCTGCCGATCTGCTTGGCGGCGTTGGCGATCGAGCCGGTTTCCTGGATTGCCGTCAGCAATGTCAATAGCACGGCAGTATCCAGCGGCTGCTCGGCGTCGCGTGAAATTTCCCAATGCGGTTTGATTTTGACTTTAAACATTATGCAAAATATAGCCTATTGAGTATGCGCGCTGCTAGTGATATTTTTCGTTCATGTAAAGGAAATGAAAATATTTCACACATAAAACTATATGTAAGCAATTACCTATGGTACATATAATACTTTTTCATTTCCGGGGGAATTAGATGGGGTTTTTAGACAAACAACGGACCATTGCAGGTCCGGGATTCAACCGTTGGCTGGTGCCGCCGGCGGCGTTGGCGATACATCTGTGCATCGGCATGGCTTATGGTTTCTCGGTGTTCTGGCTGCCCTTGTCAAAGGCAATCGGGATCAAGGAATCGGTAGTTTGCGCCAAGGACATGAGTTTCTTGGCTGAAATATTCGCAAGCAATTGCGACTGGAAGATTTCGATGCTGGGCTGGATTTTCACCATGTTCTTCGTCTTGCTGGGAACATCGGCGGCAATCTGGGGTGGCTGGCTGGAACACGTCGGTCCGCGCAAGGCCGGTTTCGTGGCTGCGCTGTGCTGGTGCGGCGGCTTGCTGATCTCGGCGTTGGGCGTGTATGAACATCAGATCTGGCTGATCTGGCTCGGTTCCGGCCTGATCGGCGGCGTCGGCCTCGGACTGGGTTATATCTCGCCGGTGTCGACCCTGATCAAATGGTTTCCGGACCGCCGCGGCATGGCGACCGGCATGGCGATCATGGGTTTTGGCGGCGGCGCGCTGATCGGCAGCCCGCTGGCGGACAAGTTGATGAAGTATTTCGCCACCGATACCTCGGTCGGCGTGTGGCAGACGTTTGTGGTGATGGCCTTGATTTATCTGGTGTTCATGATGGCTGGCGCCTTCGGCTACCGGATTCCGCCTAGCGGCTGGAAGCCGGCCGGCTGGACTCCGCCGGTGGCCAACGGCAATACCATGATCACCCAGAACCACGTGCACGCCAGCAAAGTCTGGGGCATTCCGCAGTTCTGGCTGGTATGGCTGGTGCTGTGCCTGAACGTGTCGGCAGGTATCGGCGTGATCGGCATGGCATCGCCGATGCTGCAAGAGATGTTCGGCGGTCACTTGCTGGGCGTGACGGCAAAGTTTTCTGAGTTGTCAGGTGATCAGGTGAAGGCGATTGCGGCGATTGCTGCCGGCTTTACCGGCTTGATCAGCCTGTTCAATATCGGCGGCCGCTTTTTCTGGGCTACCTGCTCGGATTACATCGGACGCAAGATGACGTATGTGGTGTTCTTTGTACTTGGTTTCGTGTTGTACGTGAGCCTGCCGTGGTCGGGTGCAAGCGGCAACGTGGCGTTGTTCGTGGGGGCGGTGTGCTTGATCTTGTCGATGTACGGCGGCGGTTTCGCTACCGTGCCGGCTTATCTGGCGGACTTGTTCGGTACGCAGATGGTGGGCGCGATCCATGGCCGTCTGTTGACTGCCTGGGCGACCGCCGGGATTCTCGGGCCTGTGGTGGTCAACTACATGCGTGAGTATCAGCTTGGTCTCGGCATGCCGCGCGAATCGGTTTACAACACCACCATGTACATCCTGGCAGGCATGCTGGTACTGGGTTTGCTGTGCAACCTGATGATCCGCCCGATCGCCGCCAAGCATT comes from Collimonas pratensis and encodes:
- a CDS encoding substrate-binding domain-containing protein — its product is MFKVKIKPHWEISRDAEQPLDTAVLLTLLTAIQETGSIANAAKQIGSSYRHAWGLLREAEKMFGHPLIQTGRGRGSELLPLAEKLIWADRRIAARLSPTLESLASELEGELSKAVSVQPQVIRLNASHGFAVAALLSQLNEQQVPVELRYRNSADAVAALAREECDLAGFHVPLGEFEEAAVAGYSHWLDKNKHCLIHLAVRNQGLMVAPGNPKHIVSLADLSRDGVLFVNRQPGSGTRMLLELMLSRQGLSPTAIDGFETAEFTHSAIAAFIASGMADVGFGVQTAAERFGLDFIPLIRERYFFAVPISVMKDPLMQQVIGILQSASFRDIVNQLHGYDGKATGEILPLAKAFKSLH
- a CDS encoding OFA family MFS transporter, coding for MGFLDKQRTIAGPGFNRWLVPPAALAIHLCIGMAYGFSVFWLPLSKAIGIKESVVCAKDMSFLAEIFASNCDWKISMLGWIFTMFFVLLGTSAAIWGGWLEHVGPRKAGFVAALCWCGGLLISALGVYEHQIWLIWLGSGLIGGVGLGLGYISPVSTLIKWFPDRRGMATGMAIMGFGGGALIGSPLADKLMKYFATDTSVGVWQTFVVMALIYLVFMMAGAFGYRIPPSGWKPAGWTPPVANGNTMITQNHVHASKVWGIPQFWLVWLVLCLNVSAGIGVIGMASPMLQEMFGGHLLGVTAKFSELSGDQVKAIAAIAAGFTGLISLFNIGGRFFWATCSDYIGRKMTYVVFFVLGFVLYVSLPWSGASGNVALFVGAVCLILSMYGGGFATVPAYLADLFGTQMVGAIHGRLLTAWATAGILGPVVVNYMREYQLGLGMPRESVYNTTMYILAGMLVLGLLCNLMIRPIAAKHFMTPEELAREKQLAHEQASAKGEAVLPPEVMASIGSGGNPALLWLSWAAVVIPLIWGISITLQKSAVLFK